From Flavobacterium sp. 102, a single genomic window includes:
- a CDS encoding group III truncated hemoglobin yields MMNDIQNQDDLFLLVDEFYKKLLSDDSISYIFTEVVKIKLEEHLPILVTFWSQAILGTGGYTNNLTQIHLDVNAKEYLSPELFKIWLHHFYNAVDDNFKGPKAEQIKTQALSISTIMQIKIAQQKAN; encoded by the coding sequence ATGATGAACGATATTCAAAATCAAGACGATTTGTTTTTATTGGTCGATGAGTTTTACAAAAAGCTTTTATCCGATGATTCCATCAGCTACATTTTTACCGAGGTAGTTAAAATAAAACTCGAAGAACATTTGCCTATCTTAGTTACTTTTTGGTCACAAGCCATTTTGGGAACCGGCGGATACACTAACAATTTGACGCAAATTCATTTGGATGTCAATGCCAAAGAATATTTATCTCCTGAACTTTTCAAAATTTGGCTTCATCATTTTTACAATGCTGTAGACGACAATTTCAAAGGCCCAAAAGCAGAGCAAATTAAGACGCAAGCCTTGAGCATTAGTACCATCATGCAGATAAAAATCGCACAGCAAAAAGCGAATTAA